A window of Clostridium taeniosporum genomic DNA:
TACCTTTCGATATTTTTTTTGATTCATTAAAAACTAATTTCTTTTTTATAACTTCAAAGGCTTTTTTAACAGTTTCTGCAGATTGTATTAATTGTGGTAAAAATATTTCACCTTTTTCGTATCTTGAACCTACTTCATCAAGTGCTGGTATTAATATCTTATTAACTACACTTAATTCATCCATACTTTTTAGAATATTTTTAGTAGCTTCTTCTGCTTCATCTTTTAACCCCTTTATAACCATGTATTTTAAATCCATATTATTATTTTTAACATCTTTATTTTTAATTAATTCATTTTTTTCTTTAGAATTATATCTTGATCCACTCTCAACATTTCTATTTCCATATATAGAAATATATTTTTCTGAGCCTTTATCTATATTAGCTAATACATTGTATGAATTTACTACATCCATCATTCCAGTACTATTAGGATTCATTATAGGAAGATCTAATCCATTAGCTATTGCCATAGCTAAAAATGTTTCATTAATAAGTTCTCTACAAGGTAATCCAAATGATATATTAGAAACTCCAAGTAATGTTTTTACACCTAATTCTTCCTTAACTCTTCTTAATGCTTTTAATGTTTCTTGTACTTCAGCTTGTTGTGCTGAAGCTGTCAATACTAAACAATCAATAAATACATTACTTTTATCTATTTTGTATTCTTTAGCTTTCTTTACTATCTTTTCTGCAATTTTAAATCTTTCATTTGCTGTTTTAGGTATACCATTTTTATCTAAAGTAAGTCCTACCACACTTGCACCATACTTTTTTACTAATGGTAGTATATTTTCTAAAACATCCTCTTCCCCATTTACAGAATTAACAATGCATTTTCCATTATAATGTCTTAATCCTGCCTCAATTACATCTATATTGGATGAATCTATTTGTAATGGTACATCTATAATTCCTTGAATTTCTTTTACCACTTTAATCATCATTTCTTTTTCATTTATTCCTGGTAAACCTACATTAACATCCAGTATATCTGCTCCTGCTTCAACTTGTTCTATTGCTTGCTTTAATATATAATCAATGTCATTATTTTTAAGTGCTTCTTTAAATAACTTTTTACCAGTTGGATTTATTCTTTCTCCAATTATTTTTACTCCTTCAATTTTAACTACTTTTGATGGTGTACACACAGCTGAATGTTCTTTTTTTTCTCTTTTCACTCTTTTATTTGTATCAGCAAGTAAACGTAATTCTTTAATGAACTCTGGAGTAGTTCCACAACATCCCCCAATTATACTTACTCCCTCTTTAATAAATTCATCTAACCAATATTTAAATTCTTTAGCTGTAATATCGTATATAGCTTCCCCAAAGGATAATTTAGGTAAGCCTGCATTGGGTTGTGCCA
This region includes:
- a CDS encoding homocysteine S-methyltransferase family protein, coding for MGLKEFIKDNILVFDGAMGTMLQKEGLKLGENPEIFNIEESEKVKKIHKQYIENGAMVITSNTFGANELKLENTNYTVEEIIDASVSIAKDAIEKNNVYVALDIGPIGELLEPMGTLSFERAYDIFKRQMIQGEKSGADLILIETMTDLYEAKAALLAAKENTSLPVFCTMSFDETGRTFTGCTPESMVITLEGMGADAIGINCSLGPKELFPIVKRIRDVANIPIMAQPNAGLPKLSFGEAIYDITAKEFKYWLDEFIKEGVSIIGGCCGTTPEFIKELRLLADTNKRVKREKKEHSAVCTPSKVVKIEGVKIIGERINPTGKKLFKEALKNNDIDYILKQAIEQVEAGADILDVNVGLPGINEKEMMIKVVKEIQGIIDVPLQIDSSNIDVIEAGLRHYNGKCIVNSVNGEEDVLENILPLVKKYGASVVGLTLDKNGIPKTANERFKIAEKIVKKAKEYKIDKSNVFIDCLVLTASAQQAEVQETLKALRRVKEELGVKTLLGVSNISFGLPCRELINETFLAMAIANGLDLPIMNPNSTGMMDVVNSYNVLANIDKGSEKYISIYGNRNVESGSRYNSKEKNELIKNKDVKNNNMDLKYMVIKGLKDEAEEATKNILKSMDELSVVNKILIPALDEVGSRYEKGEIFLPQLIQSAETVKKAFEVIKKKLVFNESKKISKGKIVLATVKGDIHDIGKNIVKVILENYGYEIIDLGKDVPIEVVVDVSLKNNVKLIGLSALMTTTLKSMGETIKALKDDGYTGKVFVGGAVLTNEYAKEIGADYYAKDAKESVEIAKKILG